A genomic window from Montipora capricornis isolate CH-2021 chromosome 8, ASM3666992v2, whole genome shotgun sequence includes:
- the LOC138060055 gene encoding uncharacterized protein, producing the protein MSEAGDSSESTSEPKGQPVSGLKQSTLSLLEQSSVNRAILESLQRLNQNFAAFSEYQYPENDYSHEQVDEVGERSNVSSPGDIHQEVNAIVNPVNDSEDIESPQDKPRNDESDIVDYDSQLDLNIDTKRPKVNDKMAGVVNKLCLQRISQDQSKAMIKRHSTPQNVNLKLPKCEPSIWNEIPGKTRVNDIKFQSTQALLIASVNCQLEVAETLLKTKSEKQVITTCLDGITLAMASNYKLNLRRRDAMRPQFKSEFAKGLCSSTNPADEFLFGGDTAKRIKEIAELNKNKICKAQPSRPQGRGQRFSPYRE; encoded by the coding sequence ATGTCAGAGGCCGGTGACTCCAGTGAGAGCACGTCTGAGCCAAAAGGTCAGCCAGTGAGCGGCCTTAAGCAATCAACTTTGTCTTTACTGGAACAGAGTTCAGTAAACCGAGCGATTTTAGAAAGCCTTCAACGGctaaatcaaaattttgccGCCTTTAGTGAATATCAATATCCAGAGAATGATTATTCACATGAACAAGTCGATGAAGTCGGAGAAAGGAGTAATGTCTCCTCTCCGGGGGACATTCATCAAGAAGTCAATGCTATTGTGAATCCTGTAAACGACTCTGAAGATATCGAATCACCCCAGGATAAGCCCAGGAATGATGAGAGTGATATCGTAGACTACGATAGTCAACTTGACCTGAATATAGATACCAAGCGTCCCAAAGTTAATGACAAAATGGCTGGAGTCGTTAATAAATTATGCTTACAAAGAATTAGTCAAGACCAAAGTAAAGCCATGATCAAACGTCATAGCACACCACAAAATGTTAATTTGAAGTTGCCTAAATGTGAGCCAAGCATTTGGAATGAAATTCCGGGCAAGACCCGGGTCAATGATATAAAATTTCAGTCCACTCAAGCCCTGTTAATTGCTTCTGTGAACTGTCAGCTGGAGGTGGCCGAGACTCTATTGAAAACCAAATCAGAGAAACAAGTGATCACTACATGCCTAGATGGTATAACTTTAGCTATGGCTTCTAATTATAAGTTAAACCTAAGACGAAGGGATGCCATGAGACCCCAGTTTAAGAGCGAGTTTGCTAAAGGTCTGTGTAGCTCAACAAATCCCGCAGATGAATTCTTGTTTGGGGGAGATACAGCTAAACGAATAAAAGAGATAGCAGAGCTGAACAAGAATAAAATATGCAAAGCTCAGCCATCAAGGC